The Pseudomonadota bacterium genomic interval CCGGCTCGAGAGCGCGCGCATCGACGAGCGGATGATCGGGATCGACGCCGAGCGCGCGGAGCTCGTCGCGTCGCTCAACCGATTGCTCGATAGGACGGGAGACACCCCCCTCGGCCGAGTTCCGGCCTTGCCGCGGGTAGCCATCCCCGATGTCTCGCTCGACAGGTCCGCGCTCGAGGCGTCGTCCGAGCTCGCCGTATTGCGCGCCGAGGCCGCCGCGGCGGAAAAGCGGGCCGACGAGACGAGGCTCGAAGAGAAGCCCGACTTCTCGGTAGGTCTGGGCGGCGGCGTCGACGGCATGGCGGAGCCGGTCGTCATGCTCCGCTTCGGCGTCGGGCTGCCCTTGTGGCGCGGGAAGAAGCAGGCCCCGCTCACCCGGGCGGCCGAGCAGGACCTCGCGGCGGCCCAGGGCGAGATCCGCGCGGCCGAGGGCGACGTGCGCACCCGCGTCGCGGCGCTCCGGGCGGCGTGGCGGCGCGACGAAGCGCTCATCGCGCTGTACGAGGACACGATCATCCCCGAGAGCCGCGGGGTGTTCGAGGCCGCTCAGGCGGAGTACCTCGCGGACAGGGGCGACTTTTCCGCCGTCATCGAGGGTTACGGCGCGCTGCTCGAGTCCGACGTCGCGGTGGCGCGCCTGGAGGCGGCCCGCTTCGAGACGTGGGCGCTGCTCGAACAGCTGGTGAAGCCATGAAGACGACGGCGAGCCTCG includes:
- a CDS encoding TolC family protein, encoding MRVRISVLGSALLAAAAGTAAASGEAPEDVAPSVDELVEIALAQAPEIPVYEARSRASRERADAADALPDPTLGLTAQGMGLAPPGPASSIVVDVSQELPYPGKRAARQAAAEAETNVRKAETGDVRRRIAARVRVLYARVYSLDQERSKRISTRDLLGLLSRTLATRYSTGQVDRSGLLRIRLESARIDERMIGIDAERAELVASLNRLLDRTGDTPLGRVPALPRVAIPDVSLDRSALEASSELAVLRAEAAAAEKRADETRLEEKPDFSVGLGGGVDGMAEPVVMLRFGVGLPLWRGKKQAPLTRAAEQDLAAAQGEIRAAEGDVRTRVAALRAAWRRDEALIALYEDTIIPESRGVFEAAQAEYLADRGDFSAVIEGYGALLESDVAVARLEAARFETWALLEQLVKP